From one Rhopalosiphum padi isolate XX-2018 chromosome 2, ASM2088224v1, whole genome shotgun sequence genomic stretch:
- the LOC132919587 gene encoding putative sodium-dependent multivitamin transporter, with the protein MAFGIVDYIVFAIMLVMSASIGIYYRFTGGKQKTTQEYMLGNKNQGVVPVAFSLMASFMSAITLFGVSSENYYHGTQFVAINLSYVLGTPIIAYIFLPVFFKLGNLSVYEYLEKRFGRLTRTFTSMAFSMQMILYMSIVLYAPSLALGAITGLSLTSSIILVGLVCVFYSTIGGIKAVIITDVFQSLLMFASIFAVIGVAIYETGGISQIWKIADKYGRIEFNNFNIDPTERHSWFSLVIGGMFTYVSLYAINQTQVQRYLTMKDYNTAVKSLWCSLPLLSLLSISTSFSGLAMFSKYHDCDPIKSGRISRGDQLMPLYVSDTMGSVPGLTGLFVAGIFSAALSSVSPVLNSLAAVTMEDYLKPFMKQEISDKKRVFYMKILVLTYGAICLLLAFLSQYLGSILQTSLVIFGVIGGPVLAVFTMGILLPHVNQKGSLSGLVIGLLFSFSIGFGRPKDKNLPTYIDGCPGLNKTLQLSSSLYNELPNDNHHYYYWYRISYLYTIVLGFMVTFLIALVVSSIFKEEHCNNPDLFTPFVAKRLRKRGLLLKKKFVKMDISSPDELNHILR; encoded by the exons ATGGCGTTTGGTATCGTTGATTATATTGTGTTTGCAATAATGTTGGTAATGTCGGCTTCAATAGGCATATACTATAGATTTACCGGTGGCAAACAAAAAACAACACAA gaATACATGCTGGGTAATAAAAATCAAGGCGTTGTACCAGTTGCGTTTTCATTGATGGCCAGTTTTATGTCTGCTATAACATTATTTGGCGTGAGTTCAGAGAACTATTACCATGGTACACAATTTGTtgctataaatttatcatatgtCTTGGGAACTCCAATAATTGCCTACATATTTTTACCTGTATTCTTCAAACTTGGAAATTTATCTGTTTATGAA tatttagAAAAAAGATTTGGTCGATTAACAAGGACTTTTACATCTATGGCATTTAGTATGCAAATGATACTTTATATGTCAATAGTGTTATATGCCCCGTCATTGGCTTTAGGAGCTATAACTGGATTATCTTTAACCTCTTCTATTATACTAGTGGGTTTagtatgtgtattttattcaacAATTGGAGGAATTAAAGCAGTCATTATTACAGACGTATTTCAA tcaTTACTTATGTTTGCTTCAATATTTGCTGTAATTGGAGTTGCTATTTATGAAACTGGTGGAATATCACAAATTTGGAAGATTGCTGATAAATATGGACGAATTGAATTTAATaa ttttaatatagatCCCACAGAAAGACATAGTTGGTTTAGTCTGGTGATTGGTGGTATGTTTACCTATGTTTCACTGTATGCAATTAATCAAACACAAGTACAAAGGTATTTAACTATGAAAGACTATAATACAGCTGTAAAATCTTTGTGGTGTAGCTTACCCCTTTTGTCATTGCTATCTATTTCAACAAGTTTTTCGGGGTTGgcaatgttttcaaaataccATGACTGTGATCCTATCAA gtCTGGTCGTATATCACGTGGAGATCAGTTGATGCCTTTGTATGTATCAGATACTATGGGATCAGTTCCAGGATTGACTGGATTATTTGTTGCTGGTATATTCTCAGCTGCATTAAGTTCTGTTTCGCCGGTGCTTAACTCTTTAGCTGCAGTTACAATGGAAGATTATCTTAAG cCTTTTATGAAACAAGAAATTTCAGATAAAAAACgagtattttatatgaaaatattagtcCTTACCTATGGCGCAATTTGTTTGCTATTAGCTTTTTTGAGTCAATATTTGGGATCAATACTTCAAACTTCATTGGTTATATTTGGAGTGATTGGTGGACCAGTATTAGCAGTATTTACAATGGGAATACTATTACCTCATGTCAaccaaaaa ggtTCATTGAGTGGGCTTGTAATCggcttattattttcattttcaattggGTTTGGTAGACCTAAAGAtaaaaatttgccaacatacaTAGATGGATGTCCAGGGCTAAATAAAACTCTTCAGCTATCTTCCTCGTTATATAATGA gtTACCAAATgacaatcatcattattattattggtatcgCATTAGTTATTTGTACACAATAGTCCTTGGTTTTATGGTAACATTCTTAATTGCACTTGTGGTGAGTTCAATTTTCAAAGAAGAGCATTGTAATAATCCAGATTTGTTTACACCATTTGTTGCCAAACGTTTAAGAAAACGtggattattattgaaaaaaaaatttgtcaaaatg gaTATAAGTAGTCCAGATGagttaaatcatatattaagaTAA
- the LOC132919585 gene encoding DNA polymerase alpha catalytic subunit isoform X1: protein MNDNPAETSRPRRQKVGQTSRFEALAKLKKLKTDGTKHKYEVEPMKNVYEEISEQEYTDRVVKRQQDNWIVDDFDVDGYVEDGREIFDDDLDEESIVKEGKKGRGKKRSRADKSFEEDLPSSNRDIQKMFANMPVKKKKEVPVNLNEDDILGDLIQELDKPVITKATRLVHNKVTEKIKRENQTRGYLESFSTVLKSPQTPVNNIIIKTEKADENIESPSSKLNEPSDVTKNNCQTKEVSAESISKPVPLTENPIKQEQFDESMDDCIEDFDFEEAIQAEKSFMELTELNMKKELTKTEIKIEFEETKWPIENVQEEEQVALPHDISSKLPLTTDKNGTQVFRFFYLDAFEDVFKQPGVVFLFGKVKPVNFDTYVSCCVVVKNIERRMFLLPRNTTSDNEEVKMVDVYNEFNNLTDKYQIQNFKSRKITKKYAFDLADVADESEYLEIRYSASHPPLPEDLSGKTFSRIFGTNTSFLELLLLDQKIKGPCWLDIKVPQLSNNPMSWCKIEVLCLDMKNIQLAPSSSPPPVVIMTLNPRITYNKKTKQNEIIIISCLVHTHFPLDQAPPTPLHNQFFCAISRPSNIPWPVRYQEELKKCGDPSKIIKMDSERALLTFFLAKLSKIDPDMIIGHDICSHILSTLVNRLEANKIQNWSKIGRLRRTLFPKKGKFMTEKSVLSGRLICDTQISAKELIKARSYDLYSLSEQILNVKENEQFNLSDDEVSYMYCSAVSLMQLIKFTIMDTSCIMRIMCQMNVLPLALQITKVAGNLLSRTLIGGRAERNEYLLLHAFNEKGYILPDKQYKKRSMNKNEDNVDEDNNKKNGRKKAQYLGGLVLDPKVGFYNKMILLMDFNSLYPSIIQEYNICFTTVSFRTLLAQEGDDEIAELLKLTPNQSVARGILPAEIKSLVDSRREVKKLMNDPKISATLKEQYNLRQTALKLTANSMYGCLGFTHSRFYAKPLAALITAKGREILISTKALVEKLSFDVIYGDTDSLMINSNCVDYDQVMKIGYKIKAEVNKMYKQVELDIDGIFKYMLLLKKKKYAAISISKLPSGEFITKEEIKGLDIVRRDWSQLSQEAGRFVLRQILCDQSPEERVSNICAQLEKLRADCEGNNVPLGLLAISKTLTKAPQDYSDAKALPHVAIAQRLNKQSIKFRQGDTVSYVVCEDGTNLASTQRVYHVDELKNNTNLKIDFKYYLSQQIHPVIMRLCAPLEDIDAKMIAEYLGLDPALYQNQRTNTIYENSHEENAIDLDDATRFSGCDTFKFKCLGCKSDLELLTPVIKKPNGKLEFSLEKCSNLECFISPYKYIGMLENILWANIRKHTTKFYKSYYVCDESTCDYKSKYLPHTSDEMCIQCESGTLKKEYSAGQLLFQLRYYLFLFDIDKVLYRNKELKLANEDPLYLAYGRLKTKMQKVLKHHDFYYVNLKEIFGQY, encoded by the exons atgaatgataatccag CAGAAACATCCAGACCGAGACGACAAAAAGTTGGACAAACAAGTCGTTTTGAAGCATTAGCAAAATTGAAAAAGCTCAAAACTGATGGGACTAAGCACAAATATGAAGTAGAACCTATGAAAAATGTCTATGAAGAAATTTCAGAACAAGAATACACAGATAGGGTAGTTAAACGACAACAGGATAATTGGATTGTTGatgatt TTGATGTTGATGGATATGTTGAAGATGGAAGAGAAATTTTTGACGATGATTTGGACGAGGAATCTATTGTTAAAGAGGGAAAAAAAGGAAGAGGTAAAAAAAGAAGTAGAGCTGATAAAAGCTTTGAAGAAGATCTTCCCTCTTCAAATAGGGATATCCAGAAAATGTTTGCTAATATgccggtaaaaaaaaaaaaagag gTGCCAGTTAATTTAAACGAAGATGATATTCTTGGTGATTTAATTCAAGAATTGGATAAACCAGTAATTACAAAAGCTACAAGATTGGTCCATAATAAAgtcacagaaaaaataaaaagagaaaatCAAACTAG AGGAtatttagaatcattttctacTGTTTTAAAATCTCCTCAGACACctgttaataacattattataaaaacagaaaaGGCCGATGAAAATATAGAAAGTCCAAGTTCCAAATTAAATGAACCCAGTGatgttactaaaaataattgtcaaacTAAAGAAGTTAGTGCAGAATCAATAAGCAAA ccAGTACCATTAACAGAAAATCCCATAAAACAAGAACAATTTGATGAAAGTATGGATGACTGTATTgaagattttgattttgaagAAGCGATCCaa GCAGAAAAAAGTTTTATGGAACTTAcagaattaaatatgaaaaaagaattgacaaaaactgaaattaaaattgagtTTGAAGAAACTAAATGGCCCATTGAAaa tgttCAAGAGGAAGAACAAGTTGCTTTACCACATGATATTTCTTCTAAATTGCCCCTGACAACAGATAAGAATGGAACTCAA gtttttcgttttttttactTGGATGCATTTGAAGATGTGTTCAAACAGCCTGGAGTTGTATTTCTTTTTGGTAAAGTAAAACCTGTAAATTTTGATACTTATGTAAGCTGTTGTGTAGTAGTTAAAAACATTGAAAGAAGAATGTTTTTACTTCCAAGAAATACA acaTCTGACAATGAAGAAGTAAAAATGGTTGATGTTTATAACGAATTTAATAATCTCACTGACAAGTaccaaattcaaaattttaaatctcgcaaaattactaaaaaatatgcatttgatTTAGCTGATGTTGCAGATGAGAGTGAATATTTGGAGATAAGATATTCT gcTTCACATCCACCTTTGCCTGAAGATTTAAGTGGCAAAACATTTAGTCGAATATTTGGTACAAATACTTCATTCTTAGAGCTTCTACTTTTAGATCAAAAGATAAAGGGACCCTGTTGGTTAGACATAAAAGTTCCTCAACTTTCAAATAATCCTATGAGTTGGTGCAAAATagag gtattatgtttagatatgaaaaatattcaattagcACCTAGTTCTTCGCCACCACCAGTAGTCATAATGACTTTAAATCCAagaattacttataataaaaaaacaaaacaaaatgaaataataattataagttgttTGGTGCATACACATTTCCCATTAGATCAAGCTCCACCAACTCCTCttcataatcaatttttttgtg cTATATCACGTCCAAGTAATATACCATGGCCGGTCAGATATcaagaagaattaaaaaaatgtggaGATccttctaaaattataaaaatggattCAGAACGAGCATTGCTAACTTTTTTTCTTGCCAAGTTATCCAAAATTGATCCAGATATGATAATTGGACATGATATATGTAGTCACATACTGTCAACGCTTGTAAATCGCTTAGAAgctaacaaaatacaaaactgGTCAAAAATTGGTCGTCTTCGCAGAACTTTATTCcccaaaaaa GGAAAATTTATGACTGAAAAAAGTGTGCTCAGTGGCAGATTGATTTGTGATACTCAAATTTCTGCAAAAGAATTAATTAAAGCAAGGAGTTATGATTTATACTCGTTATCCGagcag attCTCAATGTCAAAgaaaatgaacaatttaatttatctgaTGATGAAGTTAGTTATATGTATTG ttCAGCTGTATCTTTAATGCAGCTaatcaaatttacaattatgGATACTTCTTGCATAATGCGCATTATGTGTCAAATGAATGTATTACCTTTAGCATTACAAATAACTAAAGTCGCAGGAAATTTACTATCCAGAACCTTAATTGGTGGCCGTGCCGAAAGGAAtgaatatcttttattacatgCCTTTAATGAAAAAGGATATATACTTCCCgataaacagtataaaaaaaGATCAATGaacaaa aATGAAGATAATGTAgatgaagataataataaaaaaaatggccGTAAAAAAGCTCAATATTTAGGAGGTCTTGTACTTGATCCAAAAGTtggtttttataacaaaatgatattattaatggaTTTCAACTCACTTTATCCAAGTATAATTCAagaatacaatatttgtttCACTACAGTTAGCTTTCGAACATTGCTAGCTCAAGAg gGTGATGATGAAATagctgaattattaaaattaactccaAATCAATCTGTTGCCCGTGGAATTTTACCTGCCGAAATTAAGTCATTGGTAGATTCACGAAGAGAAGTAAAGAAATTAATGAATGATCCAAAAATATCTGCTACACTTAAAGAGCag tataatttaaggCAAACTGCACTAAAACTTACTGCTAATAGTATGTATGGATGTTTGGGATTTACACATTCCCGTTTTTATGCTAAGCCATTGGCTGCATTAATTACTGCTAAAGGTagagaaatattaattagtactaAAGCATTAGTTGAGAAACTATCATTTGACGTTATTTATGGAGATACAGATTCATTAATGATAAACTCAAACTGTGTTGACTATGATCAAGTTATGAAAATTGGTTATAaa atTAAAGCTGaagtcaataaaatgtataagcaaGTGGAATTAGATATTGAtggcatttttaaatacatgttattattaaaaaaaaaaaaatatgctgcTATATCTATATCAAAACTACCTTCAGGTGAATTTATAACTAAGGAAGAGATCAAAGGATTGGATATTGTAAGAAGAGATTGGTCACAATTATCACAAGAAGCTGGacg atttgtCTTGAGACAAATATTATGTGATCAGTCTCCTGAAGAAAGAGTGTCAAATATTTGTGCGCAATTAGAAAAACTTAGAGCCGATTGTGAGGGAAATAATGTTCCTCTTGGACTTTTGGCTATTAGTAAAACATTAACTAAAGCTCCTCAAGATTATTCAGATGCTAAAGCATTACCACATGTAGCCATTGCTCAACGCCTTAATAaacaaagtattaaatttagACAAGGCGATACTGTATCATATGTTGTTTGTGAA GATGGAACAAATCTTGCATCCACTCAAAGAGTTTATCATGTAGACgagctaaaaaataatactaatttaaaaatcgattttaagtattatttatcacaACAAATACATCCAGTAATAATGAGACTATGTGCACCATTAGAAGACATTGATGCTAAAATGATTGCTGAGTATTTAG gccTTGATCCTGCATTGTACCAAAATCAAAGGACAAACACCATTTATGAGAATTCACATGAAGAAAATGCAATTGATTTGGATGATGCTACAAGATTTAGTGGTTGTGACAC atttaaattcaaatgtctTGGTTGTAAAAGTGATTTAGAATTATTGACACCAGTAATTAAAAAg cctaatggtaaattagaattttcCTTGGAAAAGTGTTCTAATTTAGAATGTTTTATTtcaccatataaatatattgggatgttggaaaatattttatgggcAAATATAAGGAAGCATACAACAAAGTTTTATAAG agttATTATGTCTGTGACGAAAGTACTTGTGATTATAAAAGCAAATATTTGCCTCATACAAGTGATGAAATGTGTATACAATGTGAATCTGGAACATTAAAAAAGGAA tattcagCTGGCCAGCTATTGTTTCAACTAAGATATTACCTGTTTTTATTTGACATTGACAAAGTATTGTACAGAAACAAGGAATTAAAATTAGCTAATGAGGATCCATTATATTTAGCTTATGGtagattaaaaactaaaatgcaAAAAGTGCTTAAACATCATGATTTCtactatgttaatttaaaagaaatatttggccaatattag
- the LOC132919585 gene encoding DNA polymerase alpha catalytic subunit isoform X2 → MNDNPETSRPRRQKVGQTSRFEALAKLKKLKTDGTKHKYEVEPMKNVYEEISEQEYTDRVVKRQQDNWIVDDFDVDGYVEDGREIFDDDLDEESIVKEGKKGRGKKRSRADKSFEEDLPSSNRDIQKMFANMPVKKKKEVPVNLNEDDILGDLIQELDKPVITKATRLVHNKVTEKIKRENQTRGYLESFSTVLKSPQTPVNNIIIKTEKADENIESPSSKLNEPSDVTKNNCQTKEVSAESISKPVPLTENPIKQEQFDESMDDCIEDFDFEEAIQAEKSFMELTELNMKKELTKTEIKIEFEETKWPIENVQEEEQVALPHDISSKLPLTTDKNGTQVFRFFYLDAFEDVFKQPGVVFLFGKVKPVNFDTYVSCCVVVKNIERRMFLLPRNTTSDNEEVKMVDVYNEFNNLTDKYQIQNFKSRKITKKYAFDLADVADESEYLEIRYSASHPPLPEDLSGKTFSRIFGTNTSFLELLLLDQKIKGPCWLDIKVPQLSNNPMSWCKIEVLCLDMKNIQLAPSSSPPPVVIMTLNPRITYNKKTKQNEIIIISCLVHTHFPLDQAPPTPLHNQFFCAISRPSNIPWPVRYQEELKKCGDPSKIIKMDSERALLTFFLAKLSKIDPDMIIGHDICSHILSTLVNRLEANKIQNWSKIGRLRRTLFPKKGKFMTEKSVLSGRLICDTQISAKELIKARSYDLYSLSEQILNVKENEQFNLSDDEVSYMYCSAVSLMQLIKFTIMDTSCIMRIMCQMNVLPLALQITKVAGNLLSRTLIGGRAERNEYLLLHAFNEKGYILPDKQYKKRSMNKNEDNVDEDNNKKNGRKKAQYLGGLVLDPKVGFYNKMILLMDFNSLYPSIIQEYNICFTTVSFRTLLAQEGDDEIAELLKLTPNQSVARGILPAEIKSLVDSRREVKKLMNDPKISATLKEQYNLRQTALKLTANSMYGCLGFTHSRFYAKPLAALITAKGREILISTKALVEKLSFDVIYGDTDSLMINSNCVDYDQVMKIGYKIKAEVNKMYKQVELDIDGIFKYMLLLKKKKYAAISISKLPSGEFITKEEIKGLDIVRRDWSQLSQEAGRFVLRQILCDQSPEERVSNICAQLEKLRADCEGNNVPLGLLAISKTLTKAPQDYSDAKALPHVAIAQRLNKQSIKFRQGDTVSYVVCEDGTNLASTQRVYHVDELKNNTNLKIDFKYYLSQQIHPVIMRLCAPLEDIDAKMIAEYLGLDPALYQNQRTNTIYENSHEENAIDLDDATRFSGCDTFKFKCLGCKSDLELLTPVIKKPNGKLEFSLEKCSNLECFISPYKYIGMLENILWANIRKHTTKFYKSYYVCDESTCDYKSKYLPHTSDEMCIQCESGTLKKEYSAGQLLFQLRYYLFLFDIDKVLYRNKELKLANEDPLYLAYGRLKTKMQKVLKHHDFYYVNLKEIFGQY, encoded by the exons atgaatgataatccag AAACATCCAGACCGAGACGACAAAAAGTTGGACAAACAAGTCGTTTTGAAGCATTAGCAAAATTGAAAAAGCTCAAAACTGATGGGACTAAGCACAAATATGAAGTAGAACCTATGAAAAATGTCTATGAAGAAATTTCAGAACAAGAATACACAGATAGGGTAGTTAAACGACAACAGGATAATTGGATTGTTGatgatt TTGATGTTGATGGATATGTTGAAGATGGAAGAGAAATTTTTGACGATGATTTGGACGAGGAATCTATTGTTAAAGAGGGAAAAAAAGGAAGAGGTAAAAAAAGAAGTAGAGCTGATAAAAGCTTTGAAGAAGATCTTCCCTCTTCAAATAGGGATATCCAGAAAATGTTTGCTAATATgccggtaaaaaaaaaaaaagag gTGCCAGTTAATTTAAACGAAGATGATATTCTTGGTGATTTAATTCAAGAATTGGATAAACCAGTAATTACAAAAGCTACAAGATTGGTCCATAATAAAgtcacagaaaaaataaaaagagaaaatCAAACTAG AGGAtatttagaatcattttctacTGTTTTAAAATCTCCTCAGACACctgttaataacattattataaaaacagaaaaGGCCGATGAAAATATAGAAAGTCCAAGTTCCAAATTAAATGAACCCAGTGatgttactaaaaataattgtcaaacTAAAGAAGTTAGTGCAGAATCAATAAGCAAA ccAGTACCATTAACAGAAAATCCCATAAAACAAGAACAATTTGATGAAAGTATGGATGACTGTATTgaagattttgattttgaagAAGCGATCCaa GCAGAAAAAAGTTTTATGGAACTTAcagaattaaatatgaaaaaagaattgacaaaaactgaaattaaaattgagtTTGAAGAAACTAAATGGCCCATTGAAaa tgttCAAGAGGAAGAACAAGTTGCTTTACCACATGATATTTCTTCTAAATTGCCCCTGACAACAGATAAGAATGGAACTCAA gtttttcgttttttttactTGGATGCATTTGAAGATGTGTTCAAACAGCCTGGAGTTGTATTTCTTTTTGGTAAAGTAAAACCTGTAAATTTTGATACTTATGTAAGCTGTTGTGTAGTAGTTAAAAACATTGAAAGAAGAATGTTTTTACTTCCAAGAAATACA acaTCTGACAATGAAGAAGTAAAAATGGTTGATGTTTATAACGAATTTAATAATCTCACTGACAAGTaccaaattcaaaattttaaatctcgcaaaattactaaaaaatatgcatttgatTTAGCTGATGTTGCAGATGAGAGTGAATATTTGGAGATAAGATATTCT gcTTCACATCCACCTTTGCCTGAAGATTTAAGTGGCAAAACATTTAGTCGAATATTTGGTACAAATACTTCATTCTTAGAGCTTCTACTTTTAGATCAAAAGATAAAGGGACCCTGTTGGTTAGACATAAAAGTTCCTCAACTTTCAAATAATCCTATGAGTTGGTGCAAAATagag gtattatgtttagatatgaaaaatattcaattagcACCTAGTTCTTCGCCACCACCAGTAGTCATAATGACTTTAAATCCAagaattacttataataaaaaaacaaaacaaaatgaaataataattataagttgttTGGTGCATACACATTTCCCATTAGATCAAGCTCCACCAACTCCTCttcataatcaatttttttgtg cTATATCACGTCCAAGTAATATACCATGGCCGGTCAGATATcaagaagaattaaaaaaatgtggaGATccttctaaaattataaaaatggattCAGAACGAGCATTGCTAACTTTTTTTCTTGCCAAGTTATCCAAAATTGATCCAGATATGATAATTGGACATGATATATGTAGTCACATACTGTCAACGCTTGTAAATCGCTTAGAAgctaacaaaatacaaaactgGTCAAAAATTGGTCGTCTTCGCAGAACTTTATTCcccaaaaaa GGAAAATTTATGACTGAAAAAAGTGTGCTCAGTGGCAGATTGATTTGTGATACTCAAATTTCTGCAAAAGAATTAATTAAAGCAAGGAGTTATGATTTATACTCGTTATCCGagcag attCTCAATGTCAAAgaaaatgaacaatttaatttatctgaTGATGAAGTTAGTTATATGTATTG ttCAGCTGTATCTTTAATGCAGCTaatcaaatttacaattatgGATACTTCTTGCATAATGCGCATTATGTGTCAAATGAATGTATTACCTTTAGCATTACAAATAACTAAAGTCGCAGGAAATTTACTATCCAGAACCTTAATTGGTGGCCGTGCCGAAAGGAAtgaatatcttttattacatgCCTTTAATGAAAAAGGATATATACTTCCCgataaacagtataaaaaaaGATCAATGaacaaa aATGAAGATAATGTAgatgaagataataataaaaaaaatggccGTAAAAAAGCTCAATATTTAGGAGGTCTTGTACTTGATCCAAAAGTtggtttttataacaaaatgatattattaatggaTTTCAACTCACTTTATCCAAGTATAATTCAagaatacaatatttgtttCACTACAGTTAGCTTTCGAACATTGCTAGCTCAAGAg gGTGATGATGAAATagctgaattattaaaattaactccaAATCAATCTGTTGCCCGTGGAATTTTACCTGCCGAAATTAAGTCATTGGTAGATTCACGAAGAGAAGTAAAGAAATTAATGAATGATCCAAAAATATCTGCTACACTTAAAGAGCag tataatttaaggCAAACTGCACTAAAACTTACTGCTAATAGTATGTATGGATGTTTGGGATTTACACATTCCCGTTTTTATGCTAAGCCATTGGCTGCATTAATTACTGCTAAAGGTagagaaatattaattagtactaAAGCATTAGTTGAGAAACTATCATTTGACGTTATTTATGGAGATACAGATTCATTAATGATAAACTCAAACTGTGTTGACTATGATCAAGTTATGAAAATTGGTTATAaa atTAAAGCTGaagtcaataaaatgtataagcaaGTGGAATTAGATATTGAtggcatttttaaatacatgttattattaaaaaaaaaaaaatatgctgcTATATCTATATCAAAACTACCTTCAGGTGAATTTATAACTAAGGAAGAGATCAAAGGATTGGATATTGTAAGAAGAGATTGGTCACAATTATCACAAGAAGCTGGacg atttgtCTTGAGACAAATATTATGTGATCAGTCTCCTGAAGAAAGAGTGTCAAATATTTGTGCGCAATTAGAAAAACTTAGAGCCGATTGTGAGGGAAATAATGTTCCTCTTGGACTTTTGGCTATTAGTAAAACATTAACTAAAGCTCCTCAAGATTATTCAGATGCTAAAGCATTACCACATGTAGCCATTGCTCAACGCCTTAATAaacaaagtattaaatttagACAAGGCGATACTGTATCATATGTTGTTTGTGAA GATGGAACAAATCTTGCATCCACTCAAAGAGTTTATCATGTAGACgagctaaaaaataatactaatttaaaaatcgattttaagtattatttatcacaACAAATACATCCAGTAATAATGAGACTATGTGCACCATTAGAAGACATTGATGCTAAAATGATTGCTGAGTATTTAG gccTTGATCCTGCATTGTACCAAAATCAAAGGACAAACACCATTTATGAGAATTCACATGAAGAAAATGCAATTGATTTGGATGATGCTACAAGATTTAGTGGTTGTGACAC atttaaattcaaatgtctTGGTTGTAAAAGTGATTTAGAATTATTGACACCAGTAATTAAAAAg cctaatggtaaattagaattttcCTTGGAAAAGTGTTCTAATTTAGAATGTTTTATTtcaccatataaatatattgggatgttggaaaatattttatgggcAAATATAAGGAAGCATACAACAAAGTTTTATAAG agttATTATGTCTGTGACGAAAGTACTTGTGATTATAAAAGCAAATATTTGCCTCATACAAGTGATGAAATGTGTATACAATGTGAATCTGGAACATTAAAAAAGGAA tattcagCTGGCCAGCTATTGTTTCAACTAAGATATTACCTGTTTTTATTTGACATTGACAAAGTATTGTACAGAAACAAGGAATTAAAATTAGCTAATGAGGATCCATTATATTTAGCTTATGGtagattaaaaactaaaatgcaAAAAGTGCTTAAACATCATGATTTCtactatgttaatttaaaagaaatatttggccaatattag